The following nucleotide sequence is from Carnobacterium viridans.
CTAGGGGAGCAAGTGGTCCACAATACCCACCCTTTCTTGCGCTATCAAAAGATGCAACAGAGTTTCAAGGAGAAGTTCATGCACTTACCTTGCTTTACAGTGGGAATCATGAAGAAAACATTGAACGAGATCAATATAATAACTTAAGGGTACAAATTGGCATAAATGAAGAAACTTTCTCATGGACTCTAAATCCAAAAGAAGCTATTCAAAGTCCACAAGCATTGCTGGTATATGGTAGCCAAGGGTTTAATAGTAATTCTCAAGCATTTCATACTTTTTTCAATAATCATTTAATTAATCCACTTTGGAAAAAAAGAAAAAGACCTATCGTAATCAATAGCTGGGAAATGACTTACTTTAACGTTTCTGAAAGATTACTATTAGAAATGATTGATTCGGCAAGTTCTTTAGGATTTGAAACTGTCGTTTTGGATGATGGTTGGTTTGGTAAACGCAATAGTAGTAAAACTTCTTTAGGGGATTGGACTATAGATGAGGAGAAGTTTCCTAATGGCATTAAGCCTTTGGTGGATTATGCAAAGGAAAAAAAGATTGGATTTGGAATTTGGTTCGAGCCAGAGATGATTTCACCAAATACCGATCTTATTGCCCAACATCCTGATTGGGTAATGAAAAGCAAAAGCTACGAACCAATTTTAGGTAGAAACCAATTATTTTTAGATTTAACCAATAAAGAAGTACAAGACTTCATTATAAAGACTTTGTCAGATACCATTACTAGTCTTGGCGTGAATTACATTAAATGGGACATGAATCGGCACATGACTGATCCCTTCTCTCCTACTAAAATGGAGAATCATTCAATAGATTTTTCTCATAGATATATGCTCGGACTTTATCATATTGTTAACACTTTAACTTCAAAACATTCTGATGTGCTTTTTGAAAACTGTTCGAGCGGTGGCGGAAGGCTAGACCCTGGCATGCTGTTTTATTTCCCTCAAACCTGGATTAGCGATAATACCGATGCTTTAGATAGACAGCAAATTCAGTATGGTGCTTCTTACATGTTTCCTATTGCTTCTATGACTGGTCATGTTTCTGAAGTTCCCAATCATCAGACAGGTCGCAAAATTGCATTTGAAACAAGAGCTGCTTTAGCTTCTTCAACAAATATGGGTTACGAAATGGATATTATCAATATGTCTGGAAAAGAAAGACAGAAGGTAGCTAATCATTTATCAACGTATAAAAAAGAAAGAGACCTCATTTTTGAAGGGGATTTTTATCGATTAAGTTCTCCAAATGAATCAAATATGTGTGGATGGATGTTTGTAGATGAAAAGAAAAATAATGCAATCATTTACGTATTCCGAAATATCTATGAAGTCTTTGACTTATCCTTGCTTATTCGCATTCCTTATTTAGATACCGAAGCTAATTATCTCGAAATGAATACCAATACTGTTTATAGCGGATCTGAATTATCTGCTTGTGGAATCTCTCTTGAAAATCCACCTGGTGATTTCATCGTTCACAAACTAATTTTAGAAAAAGTAACTGATTAAACATCTACAATAAAGAATAGACATATTTGGGAACTAATCTTATATCCAGGACTGGATTATATATTTAACTATCCATCAGAATAAGTAGAAACTATTAATAAAAAAATATGTTTAATAGACCGAACATTTTTAAAATATTCGGTCTATTAAAGTTA
It contains:
- a CDS encoding alpha-galactosidase, with the translated sequence MEIVEDTYLIHRHWGKKLTHYNFSNRPKLKKRTFAATPNVLKPELSLEFLPQEISLPHQGDFRNSAVKIQNQNGQSISRFSYVGYEIHDQAIELQDLPFARSNESFGQTLIIHLYDKIAKITLDLFYTIFEDSPIIVRSTKVINESTQIVKIDKLLSASLDTHYDNQLLTTFYGTHQKEFQMTRSDIQHGLFKIGSTRGASGPQYPPFLALSKDATEFQGEVHALTLLYSGNHEENIERDQYNNLRVQIGINEETFSWTLNPKEAIQSPQALLVYGSQGFNSNSQAFHTFFNNHLINPLWKKRKRPIVINSWEMTYFNVSERLLLEMIDSASSLGFETVVLDDGWFGKRNSSKTSLGDWTIDEEKFPNGIKPLVDYAKEKKIGFGIWFEPEMISPNTDLIAQHPDWVMKSKSYEPILGRNQLFLDLTNKEVQDFIIKTLSDTITSLGVNYIKWDMNRHMTDPFSPTKMENHSIDFSHRYMLGLYHIVNTLTSKHSDVLFENCSSGGGRLDPGMLFYFPQTWISDNTDALDRQQIQYGASYMFPIASMTGHVSEVPNHQTGRKIAFETRAALASSTNMGYEMDIINMSGKERQKVANHLSTYKKERDLIFEGDFYRLSSPNESNMCGWMFVDEKKNNAIIYVFRNIYEVFDLSLLIRIPYLDTEANYLEMNTNTVYSGSELSACGISLENPPGDFIVHKLILEKVTD